The following is a genomic window from Pseudomonas lurida.
GCTTATTGACGCACCAGGAACTTGAGGTCGCTGGGCGCATCAATCGCCAATTTCTGCACGGTTTTGCCCAGCAGACCCGTCTTGGGGTCACGTTCGACCACCACGATTTCATTGCTCTTCTGGTTGGCGATCAGCAAAAACCGGCCGCTTGGGTCCAAGGTGAACTCGCGCGGATGGTCGCCTTCCACGGAGCGGCGTTGCAGCTCCTTGAGGTGCGCGGTCGCCGGATCGATGCTGAACACCAGCAGCTGATTGGCCGTGCCACGGTTGCTCACGTAGAGAAACTTGCCATCACTGGATGCATGCAACGCAGCACCGGCCTTGTCGGACACCGGTTGCCCGGCGGCGAAGTCCACCAGCTGGGTCTGGGTCAGCTGGCCGTCCTTGTAATCGAACACCGCCACCTGTGCGCTCATCTCCGTGGTCAACCAGGCATGCTTGCCATCGGCGCTGAACAGCAAGTGGCGCGGCCCGCTGCCCGGTGGCAATTGCACCGAGGCCGGGTTGGCCGGGGTCAAGGGCAGCTCAGGGTTGGCCTTGGGGTCGTAGTGATAGGCAAACACCTTGTCTGCGCCCAGGTCCTGGACGAATACATAGTTGCCATCCGGCGACGACACCACCGAATGCACGTGGTTGGACGCCTGGCGCTCAGGGTTCAC
Proteins encoded in this region:
- a CDS encoding lactonase family protein; the protein is MMMRKFWPLLMAGSVGAMSAQAAPAETYELLVGSYTAGTSEGIYRLQFDSRKGQFSGEPVLAAKAANPSWLTVSKDQKHLFVVNENGPGQKDSVGRVSSYSIDPQNHQLTLVNQVQSLGSEPTHSSVAADGRYLFVANYSVLEDPGGSLAVLPVDATGKLSAPVQLSGHPSSRVNPERQASNHVHSVVSSPDGNYVFVQDLGADKVFAYHYDPKANPELPLTPANPASVQLPPGSGPRHLLFSADGKHAWLTTEMSAQVAVFDYKDGQLTQTQLVDFAAGQPVSDKAGAALHASSDGKFLYVSNRGTANQLLVFSIDPATAHLKELQRRSVEGDHPREFTLDPSGRFLLIANQKSNEIVVVERDPKTGLLGKTVQKLAIDAPSDLKFLVRQ